The Prosthecobacter sp. genome has a segment encoding these proteins:
- a CDS encoding Crp/Fnr family transcriptional regulator has protein sequence MKLPEIFASPVNIRSFVQGAAIFNAGDDSGEMFVVQSGEVDIIINGTVVETVGPEGFFGEISLIEDSARAADAIAKSDCKLVPVNRHHFLYMVDEMPQFALHVMKGMADRLRNADKRAEA, from the coding sequence ATGAAACTCCCCGAAATCTTTGCCAGCCCCGTCAACATCCGCTCCTTTGTCCAAGGAGCAGCGATCTTTAACGCCGGCGACGATTCAGGGGAGATGTTCGTCGTTCAAAGCGGCGAGGTGGACATCATCATTAACGGGACTGTCGTCGAGACCGTCGGTCCCGAAGGTTTCTTTGGTGAAATCTCGCTCATCGAGGATTCCGCCCGCGCTGCTGATGCCATCGCCAAATCCGATTGCAAGCTGGTGCCCGTGAACCGTCACCATTTCCTCTACATGGTCGATGAGATGCCGCAGTTCGCCCTCCACGTCATGAAAGGCATGGCAGACCGGCTGCGCAATGCGGACAAGCGCGCGGAAGCGTGA
- a CDS encoding chorismate-binding protein, which translates to MMEFALFRLPDGRAWLGEGPFTALAAAPAAGGAFYINDFDLSDPKPWKVPAKLHAITAESLAKTIHLNGAATPQIHWAKPATEWFKMAFRRIRREVLAKRIEKMVPVLTESGTLTSGDPRRLLDAIMKAPENMWGYAHVKDSGGFLGATPELLFTAKGHDLETMALAGTAKPGNQDAFLTDVKEIEEHEIVVRYLADRLQTLGKVTRLPRSLCQTSGLVHFQSKLSVKMRETADPAQLVPLLHPTPAVGCLPRDDASLAKLREYRQQLKVPGFFGAPFGFIESDGTTHIIVAIRGICWEGDKISLPSGCGIVGGSAFDHEWRELRLKREAVLRLLALHS; encoded by the coding sequence ATGATGGAATTCGCATTGTTCAGGCTGCCCGACGGACGGGCGTGGCTGGGAGAAGGCCCCTTCACCGCGCTGGCCGCCGCGCCGGCCGCGGGAGGTGCCTTCTACATCAATGACTTCGATCTGAGCGATCCCAAGCCCTGGAAAGTGCCTGCCAAACTGCACGCCATCACGGCGGAAAGCCTGGCTAAAACGATTCATCTCAACGGAGCCGCCACACCGCAGATTCACTGGGCCAAACCGGCCACCGAATGGTTCAAGATGGCCTTCCGGCGCATCCGCCGCGAGGTGCTGGCCAAACGCATCGAAAAGATGGTGCCCGTGCTCACCGAGTCCGGCACTTTGACCTCGGGCGACCCCAGACGTCTGCTGGACGCCATCATGAAGGCCCCTGAAAACATGTGGGGTTACGCTCATGTGAAAGACTCCGGCGGCTTCCTGGGCGCGACGCCAGAACTGCTGTTCACCGCGAAAGGACATGATCTTGAAACGATGGCGCTGGCCGGAACCGCGAAGCCAGGCAATCAGGACGCCTTCCTCACGGATGTGAAAGAGATCGAGGAGCATGAAATCGTCGTGCGCTACCTCGCCGACCGACTGCAAACCCTTGGCAAAGTGACCCGCCTGCCGCGCTCGCTCTGCCAGACCTCCGGTCTCGTGCATTTCCAATCAAAGCTCAGCGTGAAAATGCGCGAGACCGCCGATCCTGCGCAATTGGTGCCGCTGCTGCACCCCACACCTGCCGTCGGCTGCCTGCCACGTGATGACGCGTCACTCGCGAAGCTGCGTGAGTATCGCCAGCAGTTGAAGGTGCCAGGATTTTTCGGTGCTCCCTTCGGGTTCATTGAAAGCGACGGCACCACCCACATCATTGTTGCCATCCGCGGCATCTGCTGGGAAGGCGACAAGATCAGCCTCCCGTCTGGCTGCGGTATCGTGGGCGGCAGTGCGTTTGATCACGAATGGCGTGAATTGCGGTTGAAACGCGAGGCCGTCCTGCGTCTGCTGGCACTGCATTCATGA
- the dhaL gene encoding dihydroxyacetone kinase subunit DhaL, translating to MPKATLSKDEVKAMLILACERIIAAEPMLSQADRDLGDGDHGMGMERGMRAAIEKLNAGDVESIEKAFATVGMAMMSSMGGASGAIFGTFFRNGGKALNGKDAFDAAGLAVFLKAGVDGVKQRGGAAIGDKTCVDAMEPAANKAAEVATQSLPEAITAVAAATDAGKEASKAMIAKFGRAKTLGEACIGFPDAGACSVVVIIDAFRDFIVA from the coding sequence ATGCCCAAAGCCACCCTCTCCAAAGACGAAGTCAAAGCCATGCTCATCCTCGCGTGCGAGCGCATCATCGCCGCGGAGCCAATGCTGTCCCAAGCCGACCGTGATCTCGGTGATGGCGACCACGGCATGGGCATGGAGCGTGGCATGAGAGCCGCGATTGAAAAACTCAACGCCGGTGATGTGGAAAGTATCGAGAAAGCCTTCGCCACCGTCGGCATGGCGATGATGAGCAGCATGGGCGGCGCCAGCGGCGCGATCTTTGGCACCTTCTTCCGCAACGGCGGCAAGGCTTTGAATGGCAAAGATGCCTTCGATGCCGCCGGGCTCGCTGTTTTCCTCAAAGCGGGCGTGGATGGCGTGAAACAGCGCGGCGGTGCCGCCATTGGCGACAAGACCTGCGTGGATGCGATGGAACCTGCCGCGAACAAAGCCGCTGAAGTGGCGACTCAATCATTGCCCGAGGCGATTACCGCAGTCGCAGCGGCCACAGATGCTGGCAAAGAAGCCAGCAAGGCTATGATCGCCAAGTTTGGCCGTGCGAAGACCCTCGGCGAGGCCTGCATCGGTTTTCCGGATGCTGGAGCCTGCTCCGTTGTCGTGATCATCGACGCGTTCCGCGATTTTATCGTGGCCTGA
- the menD gene encoding 2-succinyl-5-enolpyruvyl-6-hydroxy-3-cyclohexene-1-carboxylic-acid synthase, whose amino-acid sequence MTQSQLIQQTLSTLAHFGVREVCVAAGARNAPLVASLLASQGLKVWNFFEERSAAFFALGRIMADRQPVAVVTTSGTAAAELLPAVIEAHYQALPLFLLTADRPKSYRGSGAPQAIEQHGLFGVYAQTLGDWDATDDPLGMYETRNDRPRHLNVCLDEPLETNAPGIDFSGARVSQTAAAGSPCSLQCDLVLASGMHPEDAAEAAPLLAKLGVPIIAEATSNLHGFRDLLPLLTPGGERALQSARPAHVLRLGAVPSWRWWRDLESQPRIHVTNITRTGFSGLARTENVTTMPWEALHGAQCSKHGDSCGILKFEPDLDKFAGSEPGWVRKIADVIPAGSRVFLGNSLPIREFNLALQTSKPGVKFFANRGANGIDGLVSTFLGTSAVHHGECWLILGDLSALYDLAAPWIIAQMDHPKLRIVIINNGGGKIFSRVASMRALPDAARSVIENRHSMSFEPWAQMWGMEYLQTDDALDLEDLLPMPIVIEIRPDPLQTEAFWKDWQRPVIRPR is encoded by the coding sequence ATGACCCAGTCCCAGCTCATCCAACAAACTCTGAGCACACTCGCCCACTTCGGTGTGCGCGAGGTCTGCGTCGCCGCTGGCGCACGCAATGCGCCACTGGTCGCCTCTTTGCTGGCAAGCCAGGGGCTGAAGGTGTGGAATTTCTTCGAGGAGCGCAGCGCAGCGTTTTTTGCGTTGGGCCGCATCATGGCGGATCGCCAGCCCGTGGCGGTCGTGACTACCAGCGGCACCGCTGCCGCGGAACTGCTGCCAGCGGTGATCGAGGCGCACTACCAGGCTCTGCCCCTGTTCCTGCTGACCGCAGACCGCCCGAAGAGCTACCGTGGCAGCGGCGCGCCGCAGGCCATTGAGCAGCATGGTTTGTTTGGCGTGTATGCACAAACTCTCGGCGACTGGGACGCCACGGATGATCCGCTGGGGATGTATGAGACACGGAATGATCGTCCCCGGCATCTGAACGTATGCCTGGATGAGCCCTTGGAAACGAATGCTCCAGGCATTGATTTTTCTGGCGCGCGTGTGTCGCAGACTGCGGCGGCTGGAAGCCCCTGCTCCTTGCAGTGTGACCTGGTGCTCGCCTCAGGCATGCATCCTGAAGATGCGGCGGAAGCAGCGCCATTGCTTGCCAAACTCGGCGTCCCAATCATCGCGGAGGCCACCTCAAATCTGCATGGCTTCCGCGATCTGCTGCCGCTGTTGACTCCAGGCGGCGAGCGAGCGCTGCAATCCGCCCGCCCCGCGCATGTGCTGCGTCTCGGCGCGGTGCCCTCGTGGCGTTGGTGGCGGGATTTGGAGTCGCAGCCTAGAATTCACGTCACCAACATCACGCGGACTGGCTTCAGCGGTCTGGCGCGGACGGAGAATGTGACAACGATGCCTTGGGAGGCATTGCATGGCGCCCAATGCTCAAAACACGGCGATTCGTGCGGCATCCTGAAATTTGAACCCGATCTCGACAAGTTTGCCGGTTCAGAACCGGGATGGGTGAGAAAGATCGCGGATGTCATTCCCGCAGGCTCACGGGTGTTTCTCGGCAACAGCCTGCCGATTCGTGAATTCAATCTGGCGCTGCAAACTTCGAAGCCCGGCGTGAAGTTCTTCGCAAATCGCGGTGCCAACGGCATCGACGGGCTGGTTTCGACCTTTCTCGGCACCAGTGCGGTTCACCACGGCGAATGCTGGCTGATTCTCGGCGATCTGAGCGCGCTGTATGATCTCGCCGCGCCGTGGATCATCGCGCAGATGGATCATCCGAAGCTGCGTATCGTAATCATCAACAACGGCGGCGGCAAAATTTTCTCCCGCGTGGCCAGCATGCGCGCGCTGCCGGATGCAGCCCGCAGCGTGATCGAAAATCGCCACTCGATGAGCTTTGAGCCATGGGCGCAGATGTGGGGCATGGAATACCTGCAAACCGATGATGCCCTCGATTTGGAAGACCTGCTACCGATGCCGATCGTGATCGAAATCCGGCCCGATCCGCTGCAAACGGAGGCTTTTTGGAAGGACTGGCAGCGTCCCGTGATCAGGCCACGATAA
- a CDS encoding adenylate/guanylate cyclase domain-containing protein: MLHALNEARVSNARLINVLRLATISVLLLIHTLVPQYTADVTGERVQTGVVIATGLAFLLWRIGRHSDKAARRTALAVPLLDMPTAFLIQWLSMSGVQGDRAVANWTLAAFVCLLMMSALSLGRVVLFGSWLLATVLSVSLQWHAQESPLGMTGGVVLLALAMIVCHSQQRIRIQMVERLSVEQEQRERLGRYFSPEVARQITESEAGLAAGQDRLLTVLFTDLRSFTSMAERLEASQIVPLLNAYFEEMVAVVFKHGGTLDKYLGDGLMIYFGAPLPQPDHAARAVRCAMEMLERLDALNHAHGLVGRPALRMGIGIHTGMAVVGTMGASHRQDYTAIGSTVNLASRLEQLTKDYEFDIIVSEETRKAAGDAVRLRDAGMASVKGVAEPLKIFTPEC; this comes from the coding sequence ATGTTACATGCCCTGAACGAGGCACGCGTGTCGAACGCCCGCCTGATCAATGTGCTGCGTCTGGCGACGATTTCGGTGCTGCTGCTCATTCATACTCTGGTGCCGCAATACACGGCGGATGTGACGGGCGAACGTGTGCAGACGGGTGTTGTCATTGCCACCGGACTGGCTTTTCTGCTCTGGCGCATCGGCAGGCATTCGGACAAAGCAGCACGCAGAACGGCGCTGGCGGTGCCGCTGCTGGACATGCCTACGGCCTTTTTGATTCAGTGGCTGAGCATGTCTGGTGTGCAAGGGGATCGTGCGGTGGCGAACTGGACGCTGGCGGCGTTTGTCTGCTTGTTGATGATGTCCGCCTTGTCACTGGGGCGAGTGGTGTTGTTTGGTTCATGGCTTCTGGCGACGGTGCTGTCCGTCAGCCTGCAATGGCATGCGCAAGAGTCGCCGCTGGGAATGACAGGCGGCGTGGTGCTGCTGGCACTCGCGATGATCGTCTGCCACAGCCAGCAGCGCATCCGCATTCAGATGGTGGAACGGCTGTCGGTGGAACAGGAGCAACGCGAACGGCTGGGGCGGTATTTTTCACCGGAGGTGGCTCGGCAGATCACGGAATCCGAGGCGGGACTGGCGGCAGGGCAGGACCGGCTTTTGACCGTGCTGTTCACCGATTTGCGCAGCTTCACCTCAATGGCCGAACGTCTGGAGGCCTCGCAGATTGTGCCACTGCTGAACGCTTACTTCGAGGAGATGGTGGCCGTGGTGTTCAAGCATGGTGGAACCTTGGACAAATACCTCGGTGACGGGCTCATGATTTATTTCGGTGCTCCGCTCCCGCAGCCGGATCATGCCGCGCGGGCGGTGCGCTGTGCGATGGAGATGCTGGAGCGTCTGGACGCATTGAATCACGCCCATGGTTTGGTGGGGCGCCCGGCGCTGCGCATGGGCATCGGCATTCACACGGGCATGGCGGTGGTGGGCACGATGGGGGCTTCACACCGTCAGGATTATACTGCGATCGGCTCGACGGTGAATCTGGCCTCACGTCTGGAGCAACTGACCAAAGACTACGAGTTTGACATCATTGTGTCCGAGGAAACCCGCAAGGCGGCGGGAGATGCCGTGCGGCTGCGTGATGCTGGCATGGCGAGTGTCAAAGGCGTTGCCGAACCACTGAAAATCTTCACGCCAGAGTGCTGA
- a CDS encoding dihydroxyacetone kinase subunit DhaK, whose protein sequence is MSQANPAKKIINNPLKCADELFEGLVLAYDGKARRVGTRSIVMNDLRPDAPALLVGGGAGHEPIYHGLVGKGMADGAAVGEIFAAPPPDIVLEAAQAVNRGKGVLFLYGNYAGDVMNFDIGAELAAEEGITVKTVIIADDVCSAPPAEKHKRRGVAGLVPITKIAGAAAQIVDSLDELARIAQKACDNTRTVGVSTKPGSIPATGKPTFELADDVIGLGMGIHGEKGVGLIPMCSADELAAKILDLLFADDLALNSGDEIVFFVNSLGSTHMMELLILLRGAKPILEKRGIKIHQTIVDNIVTCQEMAGVSFSITKLDAELKKLWDMPCESVGYTKL, encoded by the coding sequence ATGAGCCAAGCCAACCCTGCCAAGAAGATCATCAACAACCCGCTCAAATGCGCCGACGAGCTCTTTGAAGGCCTCGTGCTGGCCTATGATGGCAAGGCACGTCGTGTCGGCACGCGTTCCATCGTGATGAACGATCTGCGCCCGGATGCTCCAGCGCTGTTGGTGGGTGGTGGCGCGGGTCATGAGCCGATTTATCATGGCCTCGTTGGCAAAGGCATGGCTGATGGTGCTGCCGTGGGCGAAATCTTCGCCGCTCCGCCTCCTGACATCGTGCTCGAAGCCGCGCAGGCCGTGAACCGTGGCAAAGGCGTGCTGTTCCTCTACGGTAACTATGCCGGTGATGTGATGAACTTCGACATTGGCGCGGAACTCGCTGCGGAAGAAGGCATCACCGTGAAAACCGTCATCATCGCCGACGATGTCTGCTCCGCTCCGCCAGCGGAGAAGCACAAGCGTCGCGGAGTCGCCGGGCTTGTGCCGATCACCAAGATCGCCGGTGCCGCCGCCCAGATCGTCGATTCACTCGATGAACTCGCCCGCATCGCTCAAAAAGCCTGCGACAACACGCGCACTGTCGGTGTCTCAACCAAGCCAGGCAGCATCCCCGCCACCGGCAAGCCGACCTTCGAACTCGCTGACGATGTGATCGGCCTGGGCATGGGCATTCACGGCGAAAAGGGCGTGGGCTTGATCCCAATGTGCAGCGCTGATGAACTCGCCGCCAAAATTCTCGACTTGCTGTTTGCTGATGATCTGGCGCTCAATTCTGGTGATGAAATCGTCTTCTTCGTCAACAGTCTGGGATCCACGCACATGATGGAGCTGCTCATCCTGCTGCGCGGTGCGAAGCCGATCCTCGAAAAGCGCGGCATTAAAATCCACCAGACCATCGTTGATAACATCGTCACCTGCCAGGAAATGGCCGGTGTGAGCTTCAGCATCACCAAGCTCGACGCCGAGCTGAAAAAACTCTGGGACATGCCCTGCGAGAGCGTGGGCTACACCAAGCTCTAA
- a CDS encoding YraN family protein, with product MKHRTFRPESLWRWLRRRATGDARVREAALWMHAQPLSLFRRRLAGRKMDRPEIGRMGEWIAARWLASHDRRVLHRNYRGVNRGEVDIVARHRDVLTFVEVKTRTSTAFGRPADAVGPDKQRLIQRGAMDWMRLLGNPRIKFRFDIAEVILTEGELPHVHIIENAFQMPDSSVAGR from the coding sequence ATGAAGCACCGTACCTTCCGCCCCGAAAGCTTGTGGCGCTGGCTGCGGCGGCGGGCGACAGGTGATGCTCGTGTGCGAGAGGCGGCGCTTTGGATGCATGCTCAACCCCTGTCATTGTTTCGTCGCCGTCTTGCCGGTCGAAAAATGGATCGTCCTGAAATCGGCCGCATGGGCGAATGGATTGCCGCCCGCTGGCTGGCTTCGCATGACCGCCGTGTGCTCCATCGCAACTACCGTGGCGTCAATCGTGGTGAGGTGGACATCGTGGCCCGCCATCGCGATGTGCTGACGTTTGTTGAGGTCAAAACCCGCACCAGCACCGCCTTCGGTCGTCCCGCCGATGCTGTTGGCCCTGACAAGCAGCGACTCATTCAACGCGGGGCCATGGACTGGATGCGTCTGCTCGGCAATCCGCGCATCAAGTTCCGTTTCGACATCGCCGAGGTCATTCTCACCGAGGGTGAGCTGCCGCATGTCCACATCATCGAAAATGCCTTCCAGATGCCGGACAGCTCGGTGGCCGGGCGGTGA
- a CDS encoding ribonuclease HII, with protein MPTLDHENTLRASGFRIVAGIDEAGRGPLAGPVCVAAVVLPDDFTHAVLNDSKQLSESKRERLYGEITGDARIQWHCVSIEPDEIDRINILQATWEGMRRAALGLNPAPDAALIDGKPVKRFPLHHVALVKGDSLSYSIAAASIIAKVTRDRIMVAMAQQHPEYGFEIHKGYPTPAHLAALKKHGPCPHHRRSFRPVAQLKLDPA; from the coding sequence ATGCCAACGCTCGACCACGAGAACACGCTGAGAGCCTCGGGTTTCCGCATCGTTGCGGGCATTGATGAAGCTGGGCGCGGGCCACTGGCCGGGCCGGTGTGTGTGGCGGCGGTGGTTCTGCCGGATGACTTCACCCATGCCGTGCTCAACGACTCGAAGCAGCTCAGCGAATCGAAGCGCGAGCGGCTGTATGGCGAGATCACCGGCGATGCACGCATCCAGTGGCATTGCGTGAGCATCGAACCCGATGAAATCGACCGCATCAACATCCTCCAGGCCACTTGGGAGGGCATGCGCCGTGCCGCACTTGGGTTGAATCCAGCGCCTGATGCCGCGCTCATTGATGGCAAGCCGGTGAAACGCTTCCCGCTGCACCACGTCGCCCTGGTCAAAGGTGACAGCCTCAGCTACTCCATCGCCGCCGCCAGCATCATCGCGAAAGTCACGCGTGATCGCATCATGGTCGCGATGGCGCAGCAGCATCCTGAGTATGGCTTTGAGATTCACAAAGGCTACCCCACGCCCGCTCATCTCGCCGCTTTGAAGAAGCATGGGCCGTGTCCACATCACCGTCGCAGCTTCAGGCCTGTGGCACAGCTTAAACTCGACCCGGCATGA
- a CDS encoding alpha/beta hydrolase gives MESFSEGQPRTPPIDRNRELLKTAREEIYKSVGGVNLSAYIWEPEMDKAPSYPKSVAAFFFSSGWDNGQVAQFAPHCVYFASRGMTTICFDYRVATRHSTGPVEAMADARSAIRWIRMNAVELGINPGKIVGVGGSGGGHAIASAAILNGFDDPSDALDCSPAPNAIVLFNPVMDTYSKHAFGRDRWPDQATSKAADLIRGIKPGLPPMLLMHGTADRVVPFGGSYEFARKSSKKKNLCRLIEFEGQGHGFFNFNLSFEMYEATLMAMDELFVELGFLEPDPNAGLGKVE, from the coding sequence ATGGAGTCATTCAGCGAAGGCCAGCCACGCACACCCCCGATCGACCGAAATCGGGAGCTGCTGAAGACCGCCCGCGAAGAAATCTATAAGAGTGTCGGAGGAGTGAATCTCTCCGCCTACATCTGGGAACCCGAGATGGACAAGGCTCCTTCGTATCCCAAATCAGTGGCTGCCTTCTTCTTCAGCAGTGGTTGGGACAACGGCCAGGTGGCGCAGTTCGCCCCGCATTGCGTTTATTTTGCCTCTCGCGGCATGACGACGATCTGCTTCGACTACCGCGTTGCAACCCGCCACAGCACAGGTCCGGTCGAAGCCATGGCCGATGCCCGTTCCGCCATCCGTTGGATTCGGATGAACGCCGTCGAGCTTGGCATCAACCCTGGCAAGATCGTCGGCGTCGGTGGTTCCGGTGGTGGTCACGCCATTGCCTCCGCGGCCATTCTCAACGGCTTCGACGATCCTTCCGACGCGCTCGACTGCAGCCCCGCACCGAACGCCATAGTGCTCTTCAATCCGGTGATGGACACGTATTCGAAGCATGCCTTCGGACGCGACCGCTGGCCGGACCAGGCCACCAGCAAGGCCGCCGACCTCATCCGTGGCATCAAGCCCGGCCTGCCGCCGATGCTTCTCATGCACGGCACCGCCGACCGCGTGGTGCCCTTCGGCGGCTCCTACGAGTTCGCCCGTAAATCGAGCAAGAAGAAGAATCTCTGCCGTTTGATCGAGTTCGAAGGCCAGGGCCACGGCTTCTTCAATTTCAATCTCTCCTTCGAGATGTACGAAGCCACCCTCATGGCGATGGACGAACTGTTCGTCGAACTCGGTTTCCTCGAACCCGACCCCAACGCCGGGCTGGGCAAAGTGGAATAG